A single window of Lysobacter oculi DNA harbors:
- a CDS encoding peptidoglycan-binding protein encodes MDARQSSKLQQSRPAGAYGLTPQQSVDLIVRTALEYGISDQRQIAYMLASAQHESDQFRTAREYGGPRQAIVRGYGGGRNYFGRGYVQVTHDHRYAAMDRALELGGRVIANPDVVATDPHIGAQSLVVGMMRGLFTGKSLHSYVGGQQTDYVNARRTVNGTDKAALIAGYVLSWEKKLPSIVTRLEQEGLERRPMPGNTTLADGKIGPGDRGYEVQQLQVRLGELGLRGASGKRVTTDGVFSAETAHALKTFQARTGIGHDGVADAQTLMALGLEHLAPSRGLPQSVKSAASGFSPSDQRLQGKLDACVKALDHEAGKRWDESSGRVSAAAFLEAKRHGFSAQDDFRLVLSQRTETHREGDFVCLLRVGPSMSSDPAANRIRIAMNDALSNPSLPEMALSGVENGPQTQAVQASIQLNQTGVLKR; translated from the coding sequence ATGGACGCCAGGCAGTCATCGAAATTGCAGCAATCCCGGCCCGCTGGGGCATACGGTTTAACGCCTCAGCAAAGCGTCGACCTGATCGTCCGGACGGCGCTTGAGTATGGAATTTCGGATCAGCGGCAGATCGCGTACATGCTCGCTTCCGCGCAACATGAGAGTGATCAGTTCAGAACCGCCCGGGAGTATGGCGGTCCCCGGCAGGCCATTGTCAGGGGCTATGGCGGTGGTCGGAACTACTTCGGCCGTGGCTATGTACAGGTCACCCATGATCATCGCTATGCGGCGATGGACCGTGCACTTGAGCTCGGAGGACGCGTGATCGCCAATCCCGATGTGGTCGCCACTGATCCGCACATAGGTGCGCAATCTTTGGTGGTCGGCATGATGCGTGGCCTGTTCACGGGCAAGTCTCTGCACAGCTACGTCGGTGGCCAGCAAACTGACTATGTCAATGCACGACGCACCGTCAATGGAACCGACAAGGCGGCGTTGATTGCCGGCTACGTGTTGAGTTGGGAGAAAAAGTTGCCCTCCATCGTGACGCGTCTGGAGCAGGAAGGCCTTGAGCGACGTCCCATGCCCGGCAATACAACCCTTGCTGATGGAAAGATCGGGCCGGGTGACCGGGGTTATGAGGTGCAGCAATTGCAGGTGAGGCTTGGTGAGTTGGGTCTGCGGGGTGCTTCGGGGAAGCGCGTTACTACAGACGGAGTGTTCTCGGCTGAGACTGCGCATGCATTGAAGACTTTCCAGGCACGCACGGGCATTGGTCACGATGGAGTTGCGGATGCGCAGACGCTCATGGCGCTTGGTCTTGAGCACCTCGCTCCGTCACGGGGTTTGCCCCAGTCAGTGAAATCGGCCGCATCTGGTTTTTCCCCATCAGATCAACGCCTGCAAGGGAAGCTGGATGCGTGCGTGAAAGCGCTTGATCATGAAGCTGGCAAGCGCTGGGATGAATCGAGTGGACGAGTAAGTGCGGCTGCTTTCCTTGAAGCAAAGCGTCATGGTTTCAGCGCGCAGGATGACTTCAGGCTGGTGTTGAGTCAGCGAACTGAAACGCATAGGGAAGGTGATTTCGTCTGCCTCCTGCGCGTAGGGCCGTCGATGTCTTCAGATCCCGCAGCCAACCGCATCCGCATCGCGATGAACGACGCTCTGTCCAATCCATCTCTGCCTGAGATGGCGCTGAGTGGAGTGGAAAATGGGCCGCAAACTCAGGCTGTGCAGGCGTCAATTCAACTCAATCAAACAGGCGTATTGAAGCGATAG
- the fis gene encoding DNA-binding transcriptional regulator Fis, with amino-acid sequence MHTPLREHVSQSIRRYLGDLDGCGVNNLHEVVLREVEVPLFVEVLNHCEGNQSRAADLLGIHRATLRRKLREYGID; translated from the coding sequence ATGCACACGCCACTGCGTGAGCATGTCTCGCAATCCATCCGCCGCTATCTGGGTGATCTCGATGGCTGCGGCGTCAACAACCTGCACGAGGTGGTGTTGCGCGAAGTCGAAGTCCCGCTGTTCGTCGAGGTGCTCAACCACTGCGAAGGCAACCAGAGCCGCGCCGCCGACCTGCTCGGCATCCACCGCGCCACGCTGCGCCGCAAGCTGCGCGAATACGGCATCGACTGA
- a CDS encoding MFS transporter: MAHNQFELLRQRRFLPFFIVQCLGAFNDNVYRQAIIALLFWLGVSTEERSTYTSLAPAIFILPYFLFSAHAGQIAEKLEKSRLIRITTTMEIAIMSLAAAGFAIKSMPLLLVALFATGVQSTLFGPVKYSILPGVLHKSELTGGNGLVEMGTSVSILSGMIVGGLVFTVAGAYGPYAAGALLVALAVLGNFTSRFIPPVAAGDPDLRIGWNPVTESLAAWRLARKQLAVRHAILGVSWFWFIGTLLTAQLPTYAEVNLGGRQELYIFALALFSIGTGVGSMLCEKLSGRRVELGLVPLGALGISVFLFDLYRARSGEAMLAGVSIAEFVHLPGTWRIMLDLVGVGLFAGFYVVPLFALIQGRSPSNEMSRVVAGMNIQNSLFIVAAAGLGIAVQRLLGWTIPQVFLALAIGNLVVTAWIFTIVPEFAMRFLAWLMTSALYRIRWRGVEENVPEEGAALIVCNHVSYMDALILSGVIKRPVRFVMYYKIFNIPVMSWIFRTANAIPIAGAREDAALMQRAFDEIDAALAAGEVVCIFPEGALTKDGDIAPFKSGVEKILERRPVPVVPMALRGMWASMWSRRDSRLGRMRVPRRFRAHVEVVADAPIDGHIASAAMLEDKVRALRGNAA; encoded by the coding sequence ATGGCCCACAACCAGTTCGAACTGCTCCGCCAGCGCCGCTTCCTGCCGTTCTTCATCGTGCAGTGCCTGGGCGCATTCAACGACAACGTGTACCGGCAGGCGATCATCGCGCTGCTGTTCTGGCTGGGCGTGTCCACCGAGGAACGCTCGACCTACACCAGCCTCGCGCCGGCGATCTTCATCCTTCCCTATTTCCTGTTCTCGGCGCACGCCGGGCAGATCGCGGAGAAGCTGGAGAAGTCGCGGCTGATCCGCATCACCACGACGATGGAGATCGCGATCATGTCGCTGGCCGCGGCCGGCTTCGCGATCAAGTCGATGCCGCTGCTGCTCGTCGCGCTGTTCGCCACCGGCGTGCAGTCGACGCTGTTCGGGCCGGTCAAGTATTCGATCCTGCCCGGCGTGCTGCACAAGAGCGAGCTGACCGGCGGCAACGGGCTGGTGGAGATGGGCACGTCGGTGTCGATCCTCTCCGGCATGATCGTCGGCGGCTTGGTGTTCACCGTGGCCGGCGCCTATGGGCCCTACGCGGCCGGTGCGCTGCTGGTGGCGTTGGCGGTGCTGGGCAACTTCACCAGCCGCTTCATCCCGCCGGTGGCCGCGGGCGATCCCGATCTGCGCATCGGCTGGAACCCGGTCACCGAATCGCTGGCCGCGTGGCGGCTGGCACGCAAGCAGCTGGCGGTGCGCCACGCGATCCTCGGCGTGTCGTGGTTCTGGTTCATCGGCACCCTGCTCACCGCGCAGCTGCCGACCTATGCGGAAGTGAACCTCGGTGGCCGGCAGGAGCTCTACATCTTCGCGCTGGCGCTGTTCTCCATCGGCACCGGCGTCGGCTCGATGCTCTGCGAGAAGCTGTCCGGTCGAAGGGTGGAACTGGGCCTGGTGCCGCTCGGCGCGCTCGGCATCAGCGTTTTCCTGTTCGACCTGTACCGCGCGCGCAGCGGCGAGGCGATGCTGGCCGGCGTATCCATCGCCGAATTCGTCCACCTGCCGGGCACCTGGCGGATCATGCTCGACCTGGTCGGCGTGGGCCTGTTCGCCGGCTTCTACGTGGTGCCGCTGTTCGCGCTGATCCAGGGCCGCTCGCCGTCCAACGAGATGTCGCGCGTCGTCGCCGGCATGAACATCCAGAACTCCCTCTTCATCGTCGCGGCGGCCGGCCTCGGCATCGCCGTGCAGCGCCTGCTGGGCTGGACCATCCCGCAGGTATTCCTGGCGCTGGCGATCGGCAACCTGGTCGTCACCGCGTGGATCTTCACCATCGTGCCGGAGTTCGCCATGCGCTTCCTGGCATGGCTGATGACCTCCGCGCTCTACCGCATCCGCTGGCGCGGCGTGGAGGAAAACGTGCCGGAGGAAGGCGCGGCGCTGATCGTCTGCAACCACGTGAGCTACATGGACGCGCTGATACTGTCGGGCGTGATCAAGCGGCCGGTGCGCTTCGTCATGTACTACAAGATCTTCAACATCCCGGTGATGTCGTGGATCTTCCGCACCGCGAACGCCATCCCCATCGCCGGTGCGCGCGAGGACGCGGCGCTGATGCAGCGGGCATTCGATGAGATCGATGCCGCGCTGGCCGCAGGCGAAGTGGTCTGCATCTTCCCCGAAGGTGCGTTGACGAAGGACGGCGACATCGCGCCGTTCAAGTCCGGCGTGGAAAAGATCCTGGAACGCCGGCCGGTGCCGGTGGTGCCGATGGCCCTGCGTGGCATGTGGGCGAGCATGTGGTCGCGGCGCGATTCACGGCTCGGCCGGATGCGCGTGCCCCGGCGTTTCCGTGCGCATGTGGAAGTGGTGGCCGATGCGCCCATCGACGGCCACATCGCCAGCGCCGCGATGCTCGAAGACAAAGTACGTGCATTGCGCGGAAATGCCGCCTGA
- a CDS encoding XAC2610-related protein, with amino-acid sequence MRTGNAGGYGSPSYSIYLQQAGGHGFVYSPEFSELTEGSLGMFSVSADKIRVPRKSGCCEHWDDVFVVKGHQPVFVARAAPQE; translated from the coding sequence CTGCGGACAGGCAATGCCGGTGGTTACGGATCGCCCTCGTACAGCATCTATCTTCAGCAAGCCGGCGGGCATGGCTTTGTCTACAGCCCGGAATTCTCGGAGCTGACCGAAGGCAGCCTGGGCATGTTCAGCGTGTCGGCGGACAAGATTCGCGTGCCCCGCAAAAGCGGTTGCTGCGAGCATTGGGACGACGTCTTTGTCGTGAAGGGACATCAGCCGGTTTTTGTTGCGCGAGCTGCACCACAGGAATAA
- a CDS encoding CD225/dispanin family protein, with the protein MANTQNIPNHLVWAILSTLFCCLPFGIVSIVYASKVDGLAMAGDIAGAQAASDDAKKWAMIAAGVSIGLMVLYILLVVVMGIGAGMSGQM; encoded by the coding sequence ATGGCCAACACGCAAAACATTCCCAACCATCTGGTTTGGGCCATTCTTTCGACGCTGTTCTGCTGCCTGCCGTTCGGCATCGTGTCCATCGTCTATGCCAGCAAGGTCGATGGCCTGGCCATGGCCGGCGACATCGCCGGTGCGCAGGCCGCCTCGGACGACGCCAAGAAGTGGGCGATGATCGCCGCCGGCGTGTCGATCGGCCTGATGGTGCTCTACATCCTGCTGGTCGTCGTGATGGGGATTGGCGCCGGTATGAGCGGCCAGATGTGA
- the purH gene encoding bifunctional phosphoribosylaminoimidazolecarboxamide formyltransferase/IMP cyclohydrolase — protein MSLQPVFGDTRRIRRALLSVSDKTGLVELAQALAAQGVALVSTGGTAKALREAGLDVQDVSDLTGFPEMMDGRVKTLHPKVHGGLLGRAGIDDDIMAEHHIAPIDLLVLNLYPFEAVSRRPGVTFDTLIENIDIGGPAMLRSAAKNFARVAVATDPSQYGAIIEEMQSNDGALTGRTRWQLSVAAFNNVAQYDARISDLLSSLGDGGEVTSFPSQTNGNFIKVMDLRYGENPHQQAAFYRDLQPAPGSLATFTQLQGKELSFNNLADADAAWECVRQFDAPACVIVKHANPCGVAVGVAPGDAYELAYATDPTSAFGGIIAFNVKLDGATAKAILDRQFVEVLIAPDYDEAALDYAKKKANVRVLRIPLAARSPGFIDVKRVGSGLLMQSADDHEIRREDLKVVTKLAPTDKQMDDLMFAWRVAKYVKSNAIVYAKDGRTIGVGAGQMSRVVSAKIAGLKAEEAGLSVPGSVMASDAFFPFRDGIDAAAAAGISAVIQPGGSMRDSEVIAAADEHGLAMVFTGIRHFRH, from the coding sequence ATGTCCCTGCAACCCGTCTTCGGCGACACCCGCCGCATCCGCCGCGCGCTCCTTTCCGTTTCCGACAAGACCGGCCTGGTCGAACTGGCGCAGGCGCTGGCCGCGCAGGGCGTCGCGTTGGTGTCCACCGGCGGCACCGCCAAGGCGCTGCGCGAGGCCGGGCTGGACGTGCAGGACGTCAGCGACCTGACCGGCTTCCCCGAGATGATGGACGGCCGGGTCAAGACGCTGCATCCCAAGGTCCACGGCGGCCTGCTGGGCCGCGCCGGCATCGACGACGACATCATGGCCGAGCACCACATCGCGCCGATCGACCTGCTGGTGCTCAACCTGTATCCATTCGAAGCGGTCTCGCGCAGGCCGGGCGTCACCTTCGACACGCTCATCGAGAACATCGACATCGGCGGCCCGGCGATGCTGCGTTCGGCGGCGAAGAACTTCGCCCGCGTCGCCGTCGCCACCGATCCCTCGCAGTACGGCGCGATCATCGAAGAGATGCAATCGAACGATGGCGCGCTCACCGGCCGCACGCGCTGGCAGCTGTCGGTCGCCGCGTTCAACAACGTCGCCCAGTACGACGCCCGCATCAGCGACCTGCTGTCCTCGCTCGGCGATGGCGGCGAGGTGACCAGCTTCCCGAGCCAGACCAACGGCAACTTCATCAAGGTCATGGACCTGCGCTACGGCGAGAACCCGCACCAGCAGGCGGCGTTCTACCGCGACCTGCAGCCGGCGCCGGGTTCGCTCGCCACCTTCACCCAGCTGCAGGGCAAGGAACTCAGCTTCAATAACCTGGCCGATGCCGATGCCGCGTGGGAATGCGTGCGCCAGTTCGACGCGCCGGCCTGCGTGATCGTCAAGCACGCCAACCCGTGCGGCGTGGCGGTCGGCGTGGCCCCGGGCGACGCCTACGAACTCGCCTACGCCACCGACCCGACCAGCGCATTCGGCGGCATCATCGCCTTCAACGTGAAGCTGGATGGCGCGACGGCGAAGGCGATCCTCGACCGCCAGTTCGTCGAAGTGCTGATCGCGCCCGACTACGACGAGGCCGCGCTGGACTACGCGAAGAAGAAGGCCAACGTGCGCGTGCTGCGCATCCCGCTGGCCGCGCGCAGCCCCGGCTTCATCGACGTCAAGCGCGTCGGTTCCGGCCTGTTGATGCAGAGCGCGGACGACCACGAGATCCGCCGCGAAGACCTGAAGGTGGTGACGAAACTCGCGCCCACCGACAAGCAGATGGACGACCTGATGTTCGCCTGGCGCGTGGCCAAGTACGTCAAGTCCAACGCGATCGTCTATGCGAAGGACGGCCGCACCATCGGCGTCGGTGCCGGGCAGATGTCGCGCGTGGTCAGCGCGAAGATCGCTGGTTTGAAGGCCGAGGAAGCCGGCCTGTCGGTGCCGGGCTCGGTGATGGCGAGCGACGCCTTCTTCCCGTTCCGCGATGGCATCGATGCAGCCGCGGCCGCCGGCATCAGCGCGGTGATCCAGCCCGGCGGCTCGATGCGCGACAGCGAAGTGATCGCCGCCGCCGACGAGCACGGTCTGGCGATGGTGTTCACCGGCATCCGCCACTTCAGGCACTGA
- the prmA gene encoding 50S ribosomal protein L11 methyltransferase, whose amino-acid sequence MAWLQLTLPVSQAEHPRYEAVLEDAGALSVTLADADAETPDETAIFEPGVGETPLWRQMVLTALFDGDTDGEWLLSELRSGDVALDWSMAQLETVEDQDWERAWLDQFQPMRFGARTFIVPWNHELPVEALVEDAAVVRLDPGLAFGSGTHPTTALCLEWLDTLAAEGVLADADVLDFGCGSGILALAALKLGARHAVGIDNDPQAVIATTDNAERNGLAERITVHLPADAPARTYPVVVANILASALDALAETISAQVAPDGWLAMSGILHGQEDELLLRYAPWFDRLEVARQDDWVRISGRRRG is encoded by the coding sequence CAGGCGGAACACCCGCGTTACGAAGCGGTGCTGGAGGATGCCGGCGCGTTGTCGGTGACGCTGGCCGATGCCGATGCCGAGACGCCGGACGAAACCGCGATCTTCGAGCCCGGCGTCGGCGAGACGCCACTGTGGCGGCAGATGGTGCTGACCGCGCTGTTCGACGGCGACACCGACGGCGAATGGCTGCTGTCGGAGCTGCGCTCGGGCGATGTCGCGCTGGACTGGTCGATGGCACAGCTTGAGACCGTCGAGGACCAGGACTGGGAACGCGCCTGGCTGGACCAGTTCCAGCCGATGCGTTTCGGCGCGCGCACGTTCATCGTGCCGTGGAACCACGAATTGCCGGTGGAGGCACTGGTCGAAGACGCGGCGGTGGTGCGGCTCGATCCCGGCCTGGCCTTCGGCTCCGGCACCCATCCGACCACGGCGCTGTGCCTTGAATGGCTGGACACGCTGGCCGCCGAAGGCGTGCTGGCCGATGCCGACGTCCTCGACTTCGGCTGCGGCAGCGGCATCCTCGCGCTGGCCGCGTTGAAGCTGGGTGCGCGTCATGCGGTCGGCATCGACAACGATCCGCAGGCCGTCATCGCCACCACCGACAACGCCGAACGCAACGGGCTGGCCGAGCGCATCACGGTCCACCTGCCCGCCGATGCGCCGGCGCGCACCTATCCGGTGGTGGTCGCCAACATCCTCGCCTCCGCGCTCGACGCGCTGGCCGAAACGATCAGCGCGCAGGTCGCGCCCGATGGCTGGCTGGCGATGTCCGGCATCCTGCACGGCCAGGAGGACGAACTGCTGCTGCGCTATGCGCCGTGGTTCGACCGGCTGGAAGTCGCGCGGCAGGACGACTGGGTGCGGATCAGCGGGCGTCGCCGCGGTTAA
- a CDS encoding DUF3426 domain-containing protein: MADDTAASTLDTPSFAASRATQARAGKWTWLACGVLLVTLATMLLVAGRASLAADARTRPLADSACALLGCTLPTWQDMAAFRMLEHDVHADASVPGALRVQAGFRNDAPWPQAWPDLVLTLSDANGQPLARRALAPSDYLDAEHPPLIGAGQTASVQFAVREPDRAAVAFHFAFRPHRAAAR, translated from the coding sequence ATGGCCGACGACACCGCTGCATCCACGCTCGATACCCCCAGCTTCGCCGCCAGCCGCGCTACCCAGGCGCGTGCCGGCAAATGGACCTGGCTGGCCTGCGGCGTGTTGCTGGTGACGCTGGCCACGATGCTGCTGGTCGCCGGCCGCGCATCGCTCGCTGCCGATGCACGCACGCGGCCGTTGGCCGACAGCGCCTGCGCCTTGCTCGGCTGCACATTGCCGACCTGGCAGGACATGGCCGCCTTCCGCATGCTCGAACACGATGTGCACGCCGATGCGTCGGTGCCCGGCGCGCTGCGCGTGCAGGCCGGCTTCCGCAACGACGCGCCGTGGCCGCAGGCCTGGCCGGACCTGGTGCTCACGTTGTCCGATGCCAACGGCCAGCCGCTCGCGCGTCGCGCATTGGCGCCTTCGGACTACCTGGATGCCGAGCATCCGCCCCTGATCGGTGCCGGCCAGACCGCCAGCGTGCAGTTCGCCGTGCGCGAACCCGACCGCGCCGCCGTCGCGTTCCACTTCGCGTTCCGGCCGCATCGCGCCGCCGCGCGCTGA
- the purD gene encoding phosphoribosylamine--glycine ligase: protein MKILVIGSGGREHALAWKLARSPRVDEVIVAPGNAGTAREPGCRNVAVNATDIDGLLKLVRAEGVAMTVVGPEAPLVAGVVDRFRAEGLRIFGPTAAAAQLEGSKAYAKDFLARHGIPTAHYAVHTDVEAALADVRAKGAPIVIKADGLAAGKGVIVAMKLPEAEAAVRDMLAGNAFGAAGSRVVVEEFLDGEEASFISMVDGRTALPMATSQDHKRVGDGDTGPNTGGMGAYSPAPVVTPDVHARVMREIVNPTVEGMIADGIPFTGFLYAGLMIDASGAPKVIEFNVRFGDPETQPVMLRLDSDLVDLVEAAIDARLHETHVQWNPQSSLGVVMAAQHYPDTPRTGDVIHGLDAALPPDSKVFHAGTGFDGQGNVVTSGGRVLCACALGNTVGDAQRAAYAAVDGIQWEGEFHRSDIGWRALGR from the coding sequence ATGAAAATCCTCGTCATCGGCTCCGGCGGCCGCGAACACGCCCTCGCCTGGAAGCTCGCGCGTTCGCCGCGCGTCGATGAAGTGATCGTCGCGCCCGGCAATGCCGGCACAGCGCGCGAGCCGGGCTGCCGCAACGTCGCGGTCAACGCGACCGACATCGATGGCCTGCTCAAGCTGGTGCGCGCCGAAGGCGTCGCGATGACTGTGGTCGGCCCGGAAGCCCCGCTGGTGGCCGGCGTGGTCGACCGTTTCCGCGCCGAAGGCCTGCGCATCTTCGGCCCCACCGCCGCCGCCGCGCAGCTGGAAGGCAGCAAGGCGTACGCGAAGGACTTCCTCGCCCGCCACGGCATCCCGACCGCGCATTACGCGGTGCATACCGATGTCGAGGCGGCGCTGGCCGACGTGCGTGCGAAGGGCGCGCCGATCGTCATCAAGGCCGATGGCCTGGCCGCCGGCAAGGGCGTGATCGTGGCGATGAAGTTGCCCGAAGCCGAAGCCGCGGTGCGCGACATGCTCGCCGGCAACGCGTTCGGCGCCGCCGGCTCGCGCGTGGTGGTGGAGGAATTCCTCGACGGTGAGGAAGCCAGCTTCATCTCCATGGTCGATGGCAGGACCGCGTTGCCGATGGCGACGTCGCAGGACCACAAGCGCGTCGGCGACGGCGACACCGGCCCCAACACCGGCGGCATGGGCGCGTACTCACCGGCCCCGGTGGTGACGCCCGACGTGCACGCACGGGTGATGCGCGAGATCGTCAACCCGACCGTCGAAGGCATGATCGCCGACGGCATCCCGTTCACCGGCTTCCTCTACGCCGGGCTGATGATCGATGCCAGCGGCGCACCGAAAGTCATCGAATTCAATGTGCGCTTCGGCGACCCGGAAACCCAGCCGGTGATGCTGCGGCTCGACAGCGACCTGGTCGATCTGGTCGAAGCCGCGATCGATGCCCGCCTGCACGAGACACATGTGCAGTGGAACCCGCAGAGTTCGCTCGGCGTGGTGATGGCCGCGCAGCACTATCCCGACACGCCGCGCACCGGCGATGTCATCCATGGCCTGGATGCGGCGCTGCCGCCGGACAGCAAGGTTTTCCACGCCGGCACCGGTTTCGACGGCCAGGGCAACGTGGTCACCAGCGGCGGCCGCGTGCTCTGCGCCTGCGCACTCGGCAACACCGTGGGCGACGCGCAACGCGCCGCCTACGCGGCAGTGGATGGCATCCAATGGGAAGGCGAATTCCATCGCAGTGATATCGGATGGCGGGCGTTGGGGCGTTGA